The Larimichthys crocea isolate SSNF chromosome X, L_crocea_2.0, whole genome shotgun sequence genome segment TGCAGAGGTCGTGGTTAAGTACAATAGATCTGCTTGATATAAGTTTATTACCACTCGTCATTCCAAGAAAGAAATTTTACTGCTAACGCTCACAATATCACATCATAACAGATTTTGGAAAACAACGCAGACCGTAGAGGAGATTTGTATCTCATCTATAGTCATCTAAATGAACCATGATCTCCTGCAAATATATTACAAGGGTCAgcttatcaaaatcacaacgCTGCCTCCACTCCAAGAAGCAACACAATTTTACGTCATTAAAAAAGTAGAAAACTGTTTTAGGAGTCAGTTAGGGATGCACGATGCATCATTGGGTGGATATCTGCTGGAAAATTAGAAATGATCTTGTAATTTAAAGTCTGATAATGTTGAGGCTCTTCTTGCAGTAACTCTGAATGTGACTGCAACTGTAATAATGTCACACACAGATAGATTTATATTAAGCATTGCTAACCTAATTGGACTTAGAAAAGATAAACATAATGGTTCCAATGGCCTCTATAGTTGCAAGAGTAATAATATTGTTATCATATTGGCTATAATAGAAAGACAATATCTACAATATCTTGTTATTGTCTTGCAATTTCAGTACGTGCAGTATGGTACAGCCACAAGCTACCGACAGCGAGAGCAGCTGAACAGGTTGTTAAGGATACAGTCACCCAGAGTCACGTGGTCCTTGAATATAGTATACCTGTGGGAACAGAGGAGGAACATTTAGCTGCAGTAACAACAATTAACAACAATCGTTATGGTGAAGTACAAGTGTCgtaccatttttttaaaacaatcttATCGTGTCGTGTTCCCGTCTGGGCGGCGATGAGCTTCTTCAGATCTCCAATGCTATCCTCAGAGCTGAAACGTGGCGGTTAAGGAAAGGAGCAGTGTGACAGCATAATAAAAAACTCAAAGACACGGATAATATCTCTGTCTGCATAATAAAAAACTCAAAGACACGGATAATATCTCTGTCTGTAATGGGATGAGAGAGACAGTTACACCGTGTACAAATCACTCTCCAGCTTAAG includes the following:
- the ubl5 gene encoding ubiquitin-like protein 5, whose translation is MIEVVCNDRLGKKVRVKCNSEDSIGDLKKLIAAQTGTRHDKIVLKKWYTIFKDHVTLGDYEIHDGMNLELYYQ